A portion of the Oncorhynchus masou masou isolate Uvic2021 chromosome 11, UVic_Omas_1.1, whole genome shotgun sequence genome contains these proteins:
- the LOC135548500 gene encoding lysophosphatidic acid receptor 6-like, whose amino-acid sequence MHNSTLETDGISALGLTQTNMSCIKSDGFKYTLYTAVFSLVFIVGLLFNMAAMYIFACTLKLRNETTTYMMNLVVSDLLFVLTLPFRIFYFINRDWPFGRGLCQLSVSLFYTNMYGSILFLTCISVDRFLAIVHPFRSQALRTKRNAKLACCAVWVLVLSGSLPTGFLLDTTSLRYKNSSVNYCFENFSNKQWKSSLSKVVVFIETVGFLIPLLLNIFCSVSVLQTLRQPQAISRGGQLNKTNILRMIVVHLLIFCFCFIPYNVNLVFYALVRTKLLKGCAVESVVRTIYPIALCIAVSNCCFDPVIYYFTSETIQNSIKRKSMAVRNKNKLDKGLQTNMLQSQSIIQNNPRTQFYLESTV is encoded by the coding sequence ATGCATAATAGCACTCTAGAAACTGATGGCATCAGTGCTCTTGGTTTGACCCAAACCAACATGAGCTGTATTAAGAGTGATGGCTTTAAGTACACCCTGTACACAGCGGTTTTCAGCCTGGTCTTCATAGTCGGGCTGCTCTTCAACATGGCTGCCATGTACATCTTTGCCTGCACACTGAAGTTGCGCAACGAGACCACCACCTACATGATGAACCTGGTGGTGTCCGACCTGCTCTTCGTCCTCACCCTGCCCTTCAGAATCTTCTATTTTATCAACCGGGATTGGCCGTTTGGCAGGGGGCTCTGCCAGCTTTCTGTCTCCCTATTCTACACCAACATGTACGGTAGCATTCTCTTCCTCACTTGCATCAGCGTGGACCGCTTCCTGGCCATCGTCCACCCATTCCGATCGCAGGCGCTGCGGACGAAGCGGAATGCCAAGCTGGCCTGCTGCGCTGTTTGGGTGTTGGTGCTGTCTGGCAGCCTTCCGACAGGCTTCCTCCTCGACACCACCTCGCTCAGGTACAAAAACTCCTCCGTCAACTACTGCTTTGAAAACTTCTCCAACAAGCAGTGGAAGTCCAGTCTGTCCAAGGTGGTGGTGTTTATTGAGACAGTGGGATTCCTGATTCCATTGTTACTCAACATCTTCTGCTCCGTTTCGGTCCTTCAGACACTGCGCCAGCCCCAGGCTATCAGCCGTGGGGGCCAGCTCAACAAGACCAACATCCTGAGGATGATCGTGGTCCATCTTCTCATCTTCTGCTTCTGCTTCATCCCCTACAACGTCAACCTGGTGTTCTATGCCCTGGTCCGCACCAAGCTGCTGAAGGGCTGTGCTGTGGAGTCGGTGGTGAGGACCATCTACCCAATCGCCCTCTGCATTGCGGTCAGCAACTGCTGTTTCGACCCAGTCATCTACTACTTCACCTCCGAGACCATCCAGAACTCCATCAAACGTAAATCTATGGCGGTTCGCAACAAGAATAAGCTGGACAAGGGTCTTCAGACAAACATGCTGCAGAGCCAGAGCATCATTCAGAACAACCCAAGGACTCAATTTTACCTAGAGTCCACTGTGTGA